One Nonomuraea angiospora DNA segment encodes these proteins:
- a CDS encoding RNA polymerase sigma factor — protein sequence MASDADDQPPARRGAETHRAIEAVWRIEAARLIAGLARLVRDVGLAEELAQDALVAALEQWPESGVPRNPGAWLMTVSKRRAIDLIRRNERLERNLIELGHRLGTEEDLPQVDEIEDDLLRLVFTACHPTLSMDARVALTLRVLGGLTTDEIARAFLVPESTAAQRIVRAKRTLADRKIPFEVPQAAELSARLESVLEVIYLIFNEGYSATAGDDWMRPALCEDALRLGRVLAGLMPEEPEVHGLVALMEIQASRSAARVSPSGEPVLLLDQDRARWDRLLIHRGLTALERAEKLGDGAPGPYTLQAAIAACHARALDPEDTDWAGIASLYEALAKLSRSPIVELNRAVALSMAYGPAVGLQLLDQIAGEPSLKDYHLLPSVRGDLLFKLGRREEARTEFERAADMTRNARERALLQERATACREAG from the coding sequence ATGGCTTCCGACGCCGACGACCAGCCCCCCGCTCGCCGCGGGGCGGAGACCCATCGGGCCATCGAGGCGGTGTGGCGGATCGAGGCGGCCCGGCTCATCGCCGGGCTCGCCCGGCTGGTGCGCGACGTCGGCCTGGCCGAGGAGCTGGCCCAGGACGCGCTGGTCGCCGCCCTGGAGCAGTGGCCGGAGTCCGGCGTGCCCCGCAACCCCGGCGCCTGGCTGATGACGGTGTCGAAGCGCCGCGCCATCGACCTGATCCGCAGGAACGAACGCCTCGAACGCAACCTGATCGAGCTCGGCCACCGGCTCGGCACCGAGGAGGACCTGCCCCAGGTCGACGAGATCGAAGACGACCTCCTGCGGCTGGTGTTCACGGCCTGCCACCCGACGCTCTCCATGGACGCCCGGGTGGCCCTCACGCTCCGCGTGCTCGGCGGCCTGACCACCGACGAGATCGCCCGCGCGTTCCTGGTCCCGGAGTCCACGGCGGCGCAGCGGATCGTCCGCGCCAAGCGAACCCTGGCCGACAGGAAGATCCCCTTCGAGGTCCCCCAGGCCGCCGAGCTGTCCGCGCGCCTGGAATCGGTCCTGGAGGTCATCTATCTGATCTTCAACGAGGGCTATTCGGCGACGGCCGGCGACGACTGGATGCGTCCCGCCCTGTGCGAGGACGCGCTCCGGCTGGGCCGGGTCCTGGCCGGCCTGATGCCCGAGGAGCCGGAGGTGCACGGCCTGGTCGCCCTCATGGAGATCCAGGCCTCCAGGTCGGCGGCCCGCGTGAGCCCGTCCGGCGAGCCCGTCCTCCTCCTCGACCAGGACCGCGCCCGCTGGGACCGGCTTCTCATCCACCGCGGCCTCACCGCCCTGGAGCGGGCCGAGAAGCTGGGGGACGGAGCGCCCGGCCCGTACACCCTCCAGGCCGCCATCGCCGCCTGCCACGCGCGAGCGCTCGACCCGGAGGACACCGACTGGGCAGGCATCGCGAGCCTGTACGAGGCGCTGGCCAAGCTGTCCCGCTCCCCCATCGTCGAGCTCAACCGGGCCGTCGCCCTCTCCATGGCCTACGGCCCCGCGGTCGGCCTCCAACTCCTCGACCAGATCGCCGGCGAGCCCTCACTCAAGGACTACCACCTGCTGCCGAGCGTACGAGGAGACCTGCTCTTCAAGCTGGGCCGGAGGGAGGAGGCCCGCACCGAGTTCGAGAGAGCGGCGGACATGACCCGCAACGCCCGCGAACGCGCCCTACTCCAGGAACGCGCCACCGCCTGCCGGGAGGCCGGGTGA
- a CDS encoding YciI family protein, translating to MKFMIVGKGGAETEAGTLPSQEVVDSMHAYNEALAKAGVLLAAEGLYPSSQGAQIAYSGGKATVIDGPFAEAKELIAGFWLIQVKSREEAIEWAMRVPVPPGSDGIGLDVWRVFDASDVPDDSLPADEREREQALRERLGVDTPGT from the coding sequence ATGAAATTCATGATCGTCGGCAAGGGCGGCGCGGAGACCGAGGCGGGGACGCTGCCCAGCCAGGAGGTCGTGGACAGCATGCACGCCTACAACGAGGCGCTGGCCAAGGCGGGCGTGCTGCTGGCGGCCGAAGGGCTCTACCCGAGCTCGCAGGGGGCCCAGATCGCGTACAGCGGCGGCAAGGCGACCGTGATCGACGGCCCCTTCGCCGAGGCCAAGGAGCTCATCGCCGGCTTCTGGCTGATCCAGGTCAAGTCCCGGGAAGAGGCGATCGAATGGGCGATGCGCGTGCCGGTGCCGCCGGGGTCTGACGGGATCGGGCTGGACGTGTGGCGGGTGTTCGACGCTTCGGACGTGCCGGACGACTCGCTGCCCGCGGACGAGCGCGAACGCGAACAAGCCCTGCGCGAACGCCTCGGCGTCGACACGCCCGGCACCTGA
- a CDS encoding LysR family transcriptional regulator: MTLAQLRALVAVAEHGGFTAAAEHTGMSQPAVSRAIAALERELGAALFVRHRDGIALTEAGRRALARTRETLRHFDLIRADVAAASGQITGELRLASLPSATGTLVAKLLRAFTDRYPQVRVRLFEGMDDDIREWLQRGAAEVGVVTLPAPGLHTVHLSTHDMVAVLPADHPLTARPAVTLADLAGRPFILTTAGCRPLIMGAALTAQVRLDVAFEASGPAAILEMVAAGLGVSIVPTLGLPADLSTVVTRPLEPKMTRSLALAVPSADDCAPTARAFLDQLAAFTL, from the coding sequence ATGACATTGGCGCAGCTCAGAGCCCTGGTCGCAGTCGCCGAACACGGCGGCTTCACCGCCGCCGCCGAGCACACCGGCATGTCCCAGCCCGCCGTCAGCCGCGCCATCGCCGCCCTCGAACGCGAGCTCGGCGCCGCCCTGTTCGTCCGCCACCGCGACGGCATCGCCCTCACCGAGGCCGGCCGGCGAGCCCTCGCCCGCACCCGCGAGACCCTGCGCCACTTCGACCTCATCCGCGCCGACGTGGCCGCCGCCAGCGGCCAGATCACCGGCGAACTCCGCCTGGCCAGCCTCCCCAGCGCCACCGGCACGCTCGTCGCCAAGCTGCTGCGCGCATTCACCGACCGCTACCCGCAAGTCCGCGTACGCCTCTTCGAGGGCATGGACGACGACATCCGCGAATGGCTGCAGCGCGGCGCCGCCGAGGTCGGCGTCGTCACCCTCCCCGCGCCCGGCCTGCACACCGTCCACCTGAGCACCCACGACATGGTCGCCGTGCTGCCCGCCGACCACCCTCTGACCGCCCGCCCGGCCGTCACTCTCGCCGATTTGGCGGGCAGGCCGTTCATCCTGACCACCGCCGGCTGCCGCCCCCTCATCATGGGTGCGGCACTGACGGCCCAGGTACGGCTCGACGTCGCCTTCGAGGCCAGCGGGCCCGCCGCCATCCTGGAGATGGTGGCCGCGGGGCTGGGCGTCAGCATCGTCCCCACCCTCGGCCTGCCCGCCGACCTGAGCACCGTCGTCACCCGGCCCCTGGAGCCGAAGATGACCCGCTCGCTGGCCCTGGCTGTTCCATCGGCGGACGACTGCGCCCCGACCGCCCGTGCTTTTCTCGACCAGCTCGCCGCCTTTACATTGTAG
- a CDS encoding alpha/beta fold hydrolase produces MTIEVDGRVASYLTAGERGPVVLLLHGTYWSRVWAPVIDGLAAAGLRPVAVDLPGLGRSGGELTMETAAVPALAAWVARFAAAVGAGERLSVAGHDIGGAVAQQLLVEGEPEVRRLALVNSVTYDSWPVPGVARYRDPAVVAATTVEELLAARRRAVTTALARPATEAELADYLDPWNDPRVGRSWMALAGAADSRYTLDLVPALKADQTPKLLVWGEDDTFQEVRYAERFAAEVPNTTLVRVPGAGHIPMENDPAGVTRVLAEFFLG; encoded by the coding sequence ATGACGATCGAAGTCGACGGCCGCGTGGCCAGTTATCTGACGGCGGGCGAGCGGGGCCCGGTGGTGTTGCTGTTGCACGGCACGTACTGGAGCCGGGTCTGGGCGCCGGTGATCGACGGGCTGGCTGCGGCGGGGCTGCGTCCTGTGGCGGTGGATCTGCCGGGGCTGGGGCGTTCCGGCGGGGAGCTGACGATGGAGACGGCGGCGGTTCCGGCGCTGGCGGCGTGGGTGGCCCGGTTCGCGGCCGCGGTCGGCGCGGGGGAGCGGCTCTCGGTGGCGGGCCACGACATCGGCGGTGCGGTTGCCCAGCAGCTGCTGGTGGAGGGGGAGCCGGAGGTGCGGCGGCTGGCGCTGGTCAACTCGGTCACATACGACTCCTGGCCGGTGCCCGGCGTGGCCCGTTACCGGGATCCGGCCGTGGTGGCGGCCACGACCGTGGAGGAACTGCTCGCCGCCCGCCGCAGGGCGGTCACCACCGCGCTCGCCCGGCCGGCCACCGAGGCGGAGCTGGCCGATTACCTCGATCCGTGGAACGACCCGCGGGTGGGCCGGTCGTGGATGGCGCTGGCGGGCGCGGCCGACAGCCGTTACACGCTGGACCTGGTGCCCGCGCTCAAGGCCGATCAGACGCCGAAGCTGCTGGTGTGGGGGGAGGACGACACGTTCCAGGAGGTCCGGTACGCCGAGCGCTTCGCCGCCGAGGTGCCGAACACGACGCTGGTGCGCGTTCCCGGGGCGGGGCACATCCCGATGGAGAACGATCCGGCCGGGGTCACGCGGGTCCTGGCGGAGTTCTTTCTCGGCTGA
- a CDS encoding YoaK family protein: MPAARRRPGRLVRGGLRWVADGLFPSGANPHGVLPALLILLAFVTGLVDAVSFLGLGRVFVANMTGNIVFLSFALAGEAQMSRWASPAALAAFGAGAWSAGRVIRWTANARRAFAAATAVHALLVAAALAVALTAGHRATWPQAALITLLACGMGLQNASVRALGVPDLVTNVLTTTLTGLAADTPGRAALRRVASVAAMFLGALAGATFHLTTGPAPALAAALILLATAALMARGGLSRERTPPGPA, from the coding sequence ATGCCAGCCGCGCGCAGACGCCCAGGACGGCTGGTGCGCGGCGGGCTGCGGTGGGTCGCCGACGGGCTCTTCCCGAGCGGCGCCAACCCGCACGGCGTCCTGCCGGCCCTGCTGATCCTGCTGGCCTTCGTCACCGGCCTCGTGGACGCCGTCAGCTTCCTCGGCCTGGGCCGCGTCTTCGTCGCCAACATGACCGGCAACATCGTCTTCCTCAGCTTCGCCCTGGCCGGGGAGGCCCAGATGTCCAGATGGGCCTCGCCGGCGGCCCTCGCCGCCTTCGGAGCCGGCGCCTGGAGCGCCGGGCGGGTGATCAGGTGGACCGCGAACGCGCGACGGGCGTTCGCCGCCGCCACCGCCGTACACGCGCTCCTCGTCGCCGCCGCCCTCGCCGTCGCCCTCACGGCCGGGCACCGCGCGACCTGGCCCCAGGCGGCCCTCATCACGCTGCTGGCCTGCGGCATGGGCCTGCAGAACGCGTCCGTACGGGCGCTCGGCGTACCCGACCTGGTCACCAACGTCCTCACCACGACGCTCACGGGCCTGGCCGCCGACACGCCGGGCCGGGCCGCCCTGCGCCGGGTCGCCTCCGTGGCCGCGATGTTCCTCGGCGCCCTGGCCGGCGCCACTTTCCACCTCACCACCGGCCCGGCCCCCGCCCTGGCGGCCGCCCTGATCCTGCTCGCCACCGCCGCCCTCATGGCCCGCGGCGGTCTCAGCCGAGAAAGAACTCCGCCAGGACCCGCGTGA
- a CDS encoding CHAP domain-containing protein, with protein MATFRFTSAAKTNIARALLGATILGTAFGAHMTSATAAEKQPIDTATVADHAERSREAKAGVTAAQVLALAKSQVGITENAAGGGTKFQRWYASSQRAAETIARDGGSRADYLNAAWCAMFVSWVGEQTGARPQIGWDAWTVAHAKWFQANHRFGTEAKPGAVVFFAWSGSKDLNDINHVGFVEKDNGDGTISTVEGNTGNGKVEERVRPKSQVVGYGYPQYRS; from the coding sequence ATGGCCACCTTCCGCTTTACCTCTGCTGCGAAGACCAACATCGCCCGCGCCCTTCTCGGCGCAACCATCCTCGGAACCGCGTTCGGCGCCCACATGACCAGCGCCACCGCAGCGGAGAAGCAGCCGATCGACACCGCCACCGTCGCCGACCACGCCGAGCGCTCGCGCGAGGCCAAGGCCGGCGTCACCGCCGCCCAGGTCCTGGCGCTCGCCAAGTCCCAGGTCGGCATCACCGAGAACGCGGCCGGCGGCGGCACCAAGTTCCAGCGGTGGTACGCCAGCTCGCAGCGCGCCGCGGAGACCATCGCCCGTGACGGCGGCAGCCGCGCCGACTACCTGAACGCCGCCTGGTGCGCGATGTTCGTCTCCTGGGTCGGCGAGCAGACCGGCGCCCGCCCGCAGATCGGCTGGGACGCCTGGACCGTCGCCCACGCCAAGTGGTTCCAGGCCAACCACCGCTTCGGCACCGAGGCCAAGCCCGGCGCCGTCGTGTTCTTCGCCTGGAGCGGCAGCAAGGACCTCAACGACATCAACCACGTCGGGTTCGTCGAGAAGGACAACGGCGACGGCACCATCTCGACCGTCGAGGGCAACACCGGCAACGGCAAGGTCGAGGAGCGCGTCCGTCCCAAGTCCCAGGTCGTCGGCTACGGCTACCCGCAGTACCGTTCCTGA
- a CDS encoding Gfo/Idh/MocA family protein, whose product MRDFAWGIAATGNIARTVGKAIAAEPGMRVAAVGSRNLGRAQALAATLGAESAYDSYERLCADPAVDAVYVATPHAQHLEVAEVAIAAGKAVLCEKPLAATVDDAEKMVRLAREAGVFLMEAMWMRFNPLIQKIAADERFGDLRSVHASFGFAKPYDPQHRLWAPELGGGALLDLGIYPFGLAQLLLGMPSDLRITGALAPNGVDAEAGGVLLYPGGRKALVETSLLGNYPNQASVVGTQMRADLQAPFWATPRIRLSGPSMKPEEYTLDPADNGYAGELREVRAATAEGRTESSIMPLDESLAMMGLLAEARRQVV is encoded by the coding sequence GTGCGGGATTTTGCGTGGGGCATAGCGGCGACAGGGAATATCGCGCGGACCGTCGGGAAGGCCATCGCGGCCGAACCCGGCATGCGGGTGGCCGCCGTCGGATCGAGGAACCTGGGGCGGGCGCAGGCGCTGGCCGCCACGCTGGGGGCGGAGTCCGCGTACGACTCCTATGAGCGGCTCTGCGCCGACCCGGCCGTGGACGCCGTCTACGTGGCGACGCCGCACGCCCAGCACCTGGAGGTGGCCGAGGTCGCCATCGCCGCGGGCAAGGCCGTGCTGTGCGAGAAGCCGCTGGCCGCCACCGTGGACGACGCGGAGAAGATGGTGCGCCTGGCACGCGAGGCGGGCGTGTTCCTGATGGAAGCGATGTGGATGAGGTTCAACCCGCTCATCCAGAAGATCGCGGCCGACGAGCGCTTCGGCGACCTGCGCTCGGTGCACGCCTCCTTCGGCTTCGCCAAGCCCTACGACCCGCAGCACCGGCTGTGGGCGCCGGAGCTCGGCGGCGGGGCGCTCCTGGACCTCGGGATCTACCCGTTCGGGCTGGCCCAGCTGCTCCTCGGCATGCCCTCCGACCTGCGGATCACCGGCGCTCTGGCGCCCAACGGCGTCGACGCGGAGGCCGGCGGCGTCCTGCTCTACCCGGGTGGCAGGAAGGCTCTCGTGGAGACCTCGTTGCTCGGGAATTACCCGAACCAGGCCAGTGTTGTAGGGACTCAGATGCGGGCGGACCTCCAGGCGCCGTTCTGGGCTACGCCGCGGATTCGGCTGTCCGGGCCTTCCATGAAGCCGGAGGAGTACACCCTCGATCCGGCGGACAACGGCTACGCCGGAGAGCTCCGCGAGGTCCGGGCCGCGACGGCCGAAGGCAGGACCGAAAGTTCGATCATGCCGCTCGACGAATCCCTTGCCATGATGGGGCTTCTGGCCGAGGCCCGGAGGCAGGTCGTCTAG
- a CDS encoding aldo/keto reductase — translation MNSLMLNTDGVQIPQLGYGVWQVPADEAAQAVTTALKAGYRHVDTASAYGNEEGVGQAVRESELPRRKLFVTTKLWNADHGRAEAAFDESLARLGLDYIDLFLIHWPVPQQDKYVQAWKAIEKIYRDGRAKAIGTSNFTIAHLTRLMNETDLVPSINQIELHPYFQQRELRAFHEANGILTEAWSPLGQGQGLLNDPALAKLSDKCGKTPAQIVLRWHLQLGHVAIPKSVTPARIAENIGVFDFILDAEDMAAIGAMSRGQRIGPDPDTFNMT, via the coding sequence ATGAACTCGCTCATGCTCAACACCGACGGCGTGCAGATCCCGCAGCTCGGCTACGGCGTCTGGCAGGTCCCCGCCGACGAGGCCGCGCAGGCCGTCACGACCGCGCTCAAAGCCGGTTACCGGCACGTGGACACCGCCTCCGCGTACGGCAACGAAGAGGGCGTGGGTCAGGCCGTACGCGAAAGTGAGCTGCCGCGCCGCAAGCTGTTCGTGACCACCAAGCTGTGGAACGCCGACCACGGCCGCGCGGAGGCGGCCTTCGACGAGTCCCTGGCCCGGCTCGGCCTCGACTACATCGACCTCTTCCTCATCCACTGGCCGGTGCCGCAGCAGGACAAGTACGTGCAGGCGTGGAAGGCGATCGAGAAGATCTACCGTGACGGGCGCGCCAAGGCCATCGGCACCTCCAACTTCACCATCGCCCACCTCACCCGCCTCATGAACGAGACCGACCTCGTGCCCTCCATCAACCAGATCGAGCTGCACCCCTACTTCCAGCAGCGCGAGCTGCGCGCCTTCCACGAGGCCAACGGCATCCTCACCGAGGCGTGGAGCCCGCTCGGCCAGGGCCAGGGCCTGCTGAACGACCCGGCGCTGGCCAAGCTGTCGGACAAGTGCGGCAAGACGCCCGCGCAGATCGTGCTCCGCTGGCACCTGCAGCTCGGCCACGTCGCCATCCCCAAGTCGGTCACCCCGGCGCGCATCGCCGAGAACATCGGCGTCTTCGACTTCATCCTCGACGCCGAGGACATGGCCGCCATCGGCGCGATGAGCAGGGGCCAGCGGATCGGACCCGACCCCGACACGTTCAACATGACCTGA
- a CDS encoding DUF6716 putative glycosyltransferase: MLAVADSDSYLKWAACLLGDLPPGGTAELVVVRTPIAPSPEQIAAAVGGLEPPPVISARSVRRLAERTRPDVVLVACTGPVVDVLVADVLGDLRPRPVFVSGLPGISVPATEKAWLFRSGCDLFVVHSEREVAEFSEIAGRLGGGGAVGLARLPFLRSDVVAGGGNRVVFATQAKVPRERPDRERILLALAELARLRPELDVVVKLRALEDERQTHNERHHYQRLWREMGEPGRVEFAAGSMHDQLERAAGFVTVSSTAALEAIALGVPSLVLEDFGVSAEMINLVFEGSGLLGTLDDLAEGGFRAASPEWCEANYFHPPARNDWAGRLAGLVAGGPRVPARSLLDGPEHAAARRRARLRVEVHPSMLRAGYRAKRRVRRYLRALG; this comes from the coding sequence GTGTTGGCGGTCGCCGACTCCGACTCGTATCTGAAGTGGGCGGCCTGCCTGCTCGGCGACCTTCCCCCCGGCGGCACGGCGGAGCTCGTGGTGGTACGCACGCCGATCGCGCCCTCGCCGGAGCAGATCGCCGCCGCCGTGGGCGGTCTGGAGCCGCCGCCGGTGATCTCGGCGCGGTCCGTGCGGCGGCTGGCCGAGCGCACGCGTCCGGACGTGGTGCTGGTGGCCTGCACGGGCCCGGTGGTGGACGTGCTGGTGGCCGACGTGCTCGGCGACCTGCGGCCGCGGCCGGTGTTCGTGAGCGGGCTGCCGGGCATCTCGGTGCCGGCGACGGAGAAGGCGTGGCTGTTCCGCAGCGGGTGTGACCTGTTCGTGGTGCACAGCGAGCGTGAGGTGGCCGAGTTCTCCGAGATCGCCGGCCGGCTCGGCGGGGGAGGGGCGGTGGGGCTGGCCAGGCTGCCGTTCCTGCGCTCCGACGTGGTCGCCGGGGGCGGGAACCGGGTCGTGTTCGCCACCCAGGCCAAGGTGCCGCGCGAGCGCCCGGACCGCGAGCGGATCCTGCTGGCGCTGGCCGAGCTCGCCCGGCTGCGGCCGGAGCTGGACGTGGTGGTCAAGCTGCGGGCCCTTGAGGACGAGCGGCAGACGCACAACGAGCGCCACCACTACCAGCGGCTGTGGCGGGAGATGGGCGAGCCGGGGCGGGTGGAGTTCGCGGCGGGGTCGATGCACGACCAGCTCGAACGGGCGGCCGGGTTCGTCACGGTGAGCTCGACGGCGGCGCTGGAGGCGATCGCGCTGGGCGTGCCGTCGCTGGTGCTGGAGGACTTCGGCGTCAGCGCCGAGATGATCAACCTGGTGTTCGAGGGCAGCGGGCTGCTGGGCACGCTCGACGACCTGGCCGAGGGCGGTTTCCGGGCGGCCTCTCCGGAGTGGTGCGAGGCCAACTACTTCCACCCGCCGGCGCGCAACGACTGGGCCGGGCGGCTGGCCGGGCTGGTGGCGGGCGGGCCGCGCGTACCGGCCCGGTCGCTGCTGGACGGGCCGGAGCACGCGGCGGCGCGGCGGCGGGCCAGGCTGCGGGTGGAGGTGCATCCCTCGATGCTGCGGGCCGGCTACCGGGCCAAGCGCCGCGTGCGCCGCTACCTCAGGGCCCTCGGCTGA
- a CDS encoding polysialyltransferase family glycosyltransferase yields the protein MKVFYASTLFGAMSLAAAIDDGRFGDGRRVLIVSNNAAIPEVTAPLDKSPGFAVLRSRFDAVHSWNDLIAPLHPSDWRARVIEVPMMERLLRSVWGLDGVEELVLESIAVPPARTIAGLVRDCPITVYSDGLMSYGPTRDPLPAEIYRRIGRLLHLDLVPGLTPLLLSEYDVAPSILPDERFMSIVHEVTATAPDMRPGQAMILGQYLSALEIVTPEEEAALHETMLKALAARGYTDIVFKPHPAAGRRHAQLLRAAAEPLGVRLSVAAESVPAEVCFAALRPELVVGCFSTGLLTAQRYFGLQVASYGTELVLDRLAPYENSNRIPVTIVDALLPRLSPDGGIEHPTAVDLRGLVRAVGYCMQAETYPELRPASIEFDARYFKRKRLETLGLVARPTALTRLRRKIRSAI from the coding sequence GTGAAGGTCTTCTACGCCTCGACGCTGTTCGGCGCGATGTCGCTGGCCGCGGCCATCGACGACGGCCGCTTCGGCGACGGGCGCCGCGTCCTGATCGTCTCGAACAACGCGGCCATCCCCGAGGTGACGGCGCCGCTCGACAAGTCGCCCGGCTTCGCCGTGCTGCGCTCGCGCTTCGACGCCGTGCACTCGTGGAACGACCTCATCGCGCCGCTGCACCCCTCCGACTGGCGCGCCCGCGTCATCGAGGTGCCGATGATGGAGCGCCTCCTCCGCTCGGTCTGGGGTCTGGACGGGGTCGAGGAGCTGGTGCTGGAGTCCATCGCGGTGCCCCCGGCCCGGACCATCGCCGGGCTGGTGCGCGACTGCCCGATCACCGTCTACTCCGACGGCCTGATGAGCTACGGCCCCACCCGCGACCCGCTGCCGGCGGAGATCTACCGCCGCATCGGCCGCCTGCTCCACCTGGACCTCGTGCCGGGCCTGACCCCGCTGCTGCTCAGCGAGTACGACGTCGCGCCCTCGATCCTGCCGGACGAGCGGTTCATGTCGATCGTGCACGAGGTCACCGCCACCGCCCCCGACATGCGGCCCGGGCAGGCGATGATCCTCGGCCAGTACCTGTCGGCGCTGGAGATCGTCACCCCGGAGGAGGAGGCGGCGCTGCACGAGACGATGCTCAAGGCCCTGGCCGCCCGCGGCTACACCGACATCGTCTTCAAGCCGCACCCGGCCGCCGGGCGGCGCCACGCCCAGCTACTGCGGGCCGCGGCCGAACCCCTGGGCGTCCGGCTGTCGGTGGCCGCCGAGAGCGTGCCCGCCGAGGTGTGCTTCGCGGCGCTGCGGCCCGAACTGGTCGTGGGCTGCTTCTCGACCGGGCTGCTGACCGCGCAGCGCTACTTCGGGCTGCAGGTGGCCTCGTACGGCACGGAGTTGGTGCTCGACCGGCTGGCGCCGTACGAGAACAGCAACCGGATCCCGGTCACGATCGTGGACGCGCTGCTGCCCCGGCTGTCGCCGGACGGCGGCATCGAGCACCCGACGGCGGTGGACCTGCGCGGGCTCGTCCGGGCGGTGGGCTACTGCATGCAGGCCGAGACGTATCCGGAGCTGCGGCCGGCGAGCATCGAGTTCGACGCCCGCTACTTCAAGCGCAAGCGCCTGGAGACCCTCGGCCTGGTGGCCCGGCCCACGGCGCTCACCCGGCTGCGCCGGAAGATCCGCTCGGCGATCTGA